TCTTCCTCATGCGCCAGTACATCGCCAGCGCCGTGCCCACCGACCTGCTGGATGCCGGGCGCATCGACGGCCTGAGCGAGTTTCGCCTCTACCGGAACGTGGCGCTGCCCCTGATCAAGCCGGCGCTCGGCACCCTCGGCATCATCACCTTCGTCGGGCAGTGGAACAACTTCATGGGCGCCCTCATCGTCCTCAAGCAGCGAGAGGCTTACACGCTCCCGCTGGCGCTGAGGTCGCTGCAGGGGCTCATCTCGACCGACTGGGGTGCCCTCATGCTGGGCACGGCCCTCAGCGTGCTGCCCCTCCTGGTGGCCTTTGCCGCCGGGTCGAGCCGCATCATCGAGGGTCTGACGGCGGGCGCCGTGAAGGGGTGAGGCTTCCGTGCGCGACGCCGCCGTCCAGGATACCCCCATGCACGCGGCTCTGCGATCGCCGGGAGCGGGAGCCCTCCTGTTGGCCGTGCTGACAGGGGCCATGGCCTGCGGGCCGGGCGCCGGGGCGGTATCCGGAGCAGGAGCCGTGGCCTCGGGGGCCCCGTCCTCTCCCGGGCCGGATCCGAGCCGGTGGGTGCTCATCTGGAGCGACGAGTTCGACGGGAACGCCGGCGCCGCCCCCGACCCCCAAAAGTGGACCCCGCAAATCGGCGATGGGAGCGAAGACAGCCTGCCGGGCTGGGGCAACCGGGAACGGCAGTATTACACGGCGGAGCCGGAAAACCTGGCGCTCGACGGCCGAGGACACCTCGCTATCACCGCCAGGGAGCTGGAAGCCGGGCGGTTCCGCTGCTACTACGGGCCGTGCCGCTACACCTCCGCCCGCATCAACACCCGAGGGAAGTTCGAGGTGCGCCACGGGCGTATCGAGGCCCGCGTCCAGCTCCCCCGCGGCCAGGGGATCTGGCCGGCCTTTTGGATGCTGGGCGCCAACATCGACCAGCTCGGTTGGCCTGCGTGCGGCGAGATCGACGTCATGGAGAACATCGGTCGTGAAGCGGCGACCGTTTACGGAACCATCCACGGGCCCGGCTATTCCGGTGCGCGCGGCATCGGGGGAAGCTACACGCTTCCCGGCGCACGGGCGTTTGCCGACGCCTTTCACGTCTTCGCCGTCGAATGGGAGCCCGGCGAGATTCGTTGGTACGTGGACGAGACGCACTATTTCACGGTTACGTCCGCCGACATTCCCCAGGGGACGCCCTGGGTCTTCGACCGCCCCTTTTTCTTGATCCTCAACGTGGCTGTGGGCGGGCAATGGCCCGGGTACCCGGACGACACGACAACGTTTCCGCAGACCATGCTGGTGGACTACGTGCGGGTCTACGCAGCGCGTGACAGTGAAGGGGAGTGAGCCGGGTGCAGCGCTTTCCGGAGGGGTTTTTGTGGGGCTGCGCGACCGCGTCGTACCAGATCGAAGGCTCGCCGCTCGCCGACGCGGCGGGGGTCTCCATCTGGCACCGCTTTTCGCACACGCCGGGCAACGTGGAGCGGGGCGAGACGGGCGACATCGCCTGCGACCACTACCGGCGCTGGCGGGAAGACGTGGCCCTCATGCGGGAACTGGGGCTGAAGGCGTACCGCTTTTCGGTCGCCTGGCCGCGCATCCTACCGGAGGGACGCGGGGCGGTCAACGCTGCCGGCCTCGCCTTCTACGAACGCCTGGTGGATGCGCTGCTCGAAGCGGGCATCGTCCCCTTCGTGACGCTCTACCACTGGGATCTCCCGGCAACGCTGCAGGACATGGGCGGCTGGGCCAACCGGGACGTCGCCGGCTGGTTTGCCGATTACGCCGCCGCCCTCTTCGACCGCCTGGGCGACCGTGTGCGCCACTGGATCACGCTGAACGAGCCCTGGTGCGTGGCGCACCTCGGCTACATCGCCGGGGTGCACGCACCGGGGATGCGGGACCTGTGGGCGGGGCTGCGGGCGGCGCACCACCTGCTGCTGGCGCACGGCCGGGCCGTCCAGGCCTTTCGTGCCCGCAACGTGCGGGGCGGCCAGATCGGCATCACGGTGAACCTCGGGCCCCAGCATCCGGCCAGCGCGTCGCAAGCCGACCGGGCTGCCGCCGAACGTTCTCACGCCTACCACAACCGGCTCTTCCTCGACCCCATCTTCCTGGGCCGTTACCCCGAACTCCTGACGGCCTGGCTTGGCAGCGCCTGGCCCCGGGTGGTGGATGAGGATTTCCGGGAAATGGCCAC
Above is a window of Bacillota bacterium DNA encoding:
- a CDS encoding glycoside hydrolase family 16 protein — translated: MRDAAVQDTPMHAALRSPGAGALLLAVLTGAMACGPGAGAVSGAGAVASGAPSSPGPDPSRWVLIWSDEFDGNAGAAPDPQKWTPQIGDGSEDSLPGWGNRERQYYTAEPENLALDGRGHLAITARELEAGRFRCYYGPCRYTSARINTRGKFEVRHGRIEARVQLPRGQGIWPAFWMLGANIDQLGWPACGEIDVMENIGREAATVYGTIHGPGYSGARGIGGSYTLPGARAFADAFHVFAVEWEPGEIRWYVDETHYFTVTSADIPQGTPWVFDRPFFLILNVAVGGQWPGYPDDTTTFPQTMLVDYVRVYAARDSEGE
- a CDS encoding GH1 family beta-glucosidase, translated to MSRVQRFPEGFLWGCATASYQIEGSPLADAAGVSIWHRFSHTPGNVERGETGDIACDHYRRWREDVALMRELGLKAYRFSVAWPRILPEGRGAVNAAGLAFYERLVDALLEAGIVPFVTLYHWDLPATLQDMGGWANRDVAGWFADYAAALFDRLGDRVRHWITLNEPWCVAHLGYIAGVHAPGMRDLWAGLRAAHHLLLAHGRAVQAFRARNVRGGQIGITVNLGPQHPASASQADRAAAERSHAYHNRLFLDPIFLGRYPELLTAWLGSAWPRVVDEDFREMATPIDFVGVNYYSRAVVAHEPGAGLLHTRTIPQPGLHTAMGWEVYPEGLYETLTWIREAYGNPLLFVTENGAAFEDRPDETGQVADDERLDYLRRHFHQAHRAIQDGVRLGGYFIWSLLDNFEWALGYSKRFGIVRVDFETQERTIKKSGRWYARVIAQNGLDRSCST